The Branchiostoma lanceolatum isolate klBraLanc5 chromosome 10, klBraLanc5.hap2, whole genome shotgun sequence genome has a window encoding:
- the LOC136443843 gene encoding angiopoietin-2-like — translation MCKDRCKEMCVVRLLYAFLVSSLLVCHATRAQEQCFADGTAEGEEECGSASPGRSHLTPHDDPVPVTDPGVPQETAARDCVELYERGSITNGVYVIRPLSYPGDPFPVYCDMENKNGGWTTVQRRQDGTVDFNRTWEEYARGFGDLEGEFWLGLDKLHALTSRGKYILHLDFTDWEGNSAFSEYRSFRVGGEEDDYTLHLSGYFTGSTAGDAMLRPVPLDGMKFTTRDRDNDECGCNCAEKFGGGGWWYWRCGDSFLNGKYHDSHKCKTKQGIAWGAWKQSFKYSLKAVSMKIRLIDL, via the exons ATGTGTAAGGACCGGTGTAAGGAGATGTGTGTTGTGAGACTGTTATACGCGTTCTTGGTGTCGTCGTTGTTAGTCTGCCATGCAACCCGGGCGCAGGAACAGTGCTTCGCCGATGGGACAGCGGAGGGGGAGGAGGAATGTGGCTCTGCCTCACCTGGCCGGTCTCACCTGACCCCCCACGACGATCCCGTACCTGTCACAGATCCAGGTGTGCCACAGGAGACAG CCGCTAGGGACTGTGTGGAACTTTACGAGCGCGGGTCCATCACCAACGGCGTGTACGTCATCAGGCCGCTCTCGTACCCAGGCGACCCGTTCCCAGTGTACTGTGACATGGAGAATAAGAACGGCGGTTGGACGACCGTTCAGCGGCGGCAAGACGGAACG GTGGATTTTAACCGGACCTGGGAGGAGTACGCGCGCGGGTTCGGTGACCTGGAGGGCGAGTTCTGGCTGGGGCTGGACAAGCTGCACGCGCTGACCAGCAGGGGGAAGTACATCCTGCATCTGGACTTCACGGACTGGGAGGGAAACAGCGCCTTCTCCGAGTACAG GAGCTTCCGTGTAGGCGGGGAGGAGGACGACTACACCTTACACCTGTCCGGGTACTTCACAGGGAGCACTGCGGGGGACGCCATGTTACGCCCCGTCCCACTGGACGGCATGAAGTTCACCACACGCGACAG GGATAATGACGAGTGCGGCTGCAACTGCGCGGAGAAGTTCGGCGGTGGCGGCTGGTGGTACTGGCGCTGCGGAGACTCCTTCCTGAACGGGAAGTACCACGACTCGCACAAGTGCAAGACCAAGCAGGGCATCGCCTGGGGCGCCTGGAAACAGTCCTTCAAATACTCGCTCAAGGCAGTCAGCATGAAGATCAGACTTATAGACCTCTGA